The following are encoded in a window of Telmatobacter sp. DSM 110680 genomic DNA:
- a CDS encoding MFS transporter: MKSNHAVPPVWLMGLSNATLGLSTGIIFFVMPQLLAAEHIPEAKIAAITAVAMSANFWAVIFSPILDVHFSRRWYAASFAWLASALLFTAVLNLRHLLLLEVVLTLVVVTAGLSASALGGWLSSICPHDKQNQLSAWMNIALVCGTGIASVMGGELVRHLPVILGAVIAGAMISIPTIIFLFMPAPGPDRRLAGESFAQFNREVLALLRRRQVLIALLLFVSPCSSFALTNILGGLGAEFHASPRVVSLAGGGGAFISGLLGCLLFPLIARGRRLRLLYLVNGIVGSLFTLSLIVLPHVPWTFGLALLGEFLFQAGSYCIQIGIVFETIGKDNPLAATTFAFLTAATNIPVTYMMVADGRGYAMSGLAGSFSIDAAVSIVACILLGLFLYWIPGGGFGKDLKTIEPHEPLLQQER; this comes from the coding sequence ATGAAGTCGAACCACGCCGTTCCTCCTGTCTGGTTAATGGGCCTCTCCAACGCCACCCTTGGACTCAGCACTGGCATCATCTTCTTCGTCATGCCCCAGTTGCTGGCCGCGGAGCACATCCCCGAGGCCAAAATCGCGGCCATCACCGCCGTGGCCATGTCTGCGAATTTCTGGGCTGTCATCTTCTCACCGATCCTCGACGTACATTTCAGTCGCCGCTGGTATGCCGCTTCCTTTGCCTGGTTGGCGTCCGCTCTCCTCTTCACCGCTGTCTTGAATCTCCGTCATCTGCTTCTCCTTGAAGTTGTGCTCACGCTCGTCGTAGTCACAGCGGGCCTTTCCGCTTCGGCGCTCGGCGGATGGCTCTCATCAATTTGTCCTCACGATAAACAGAACCAACTTAGCGCCTGGATGAACATCGCACTCGTCTGCGGCACCGGAATTGCATCGGTCATGGGAGGCGAACTGGTCCGTCATTTGCCCGTGATCCTTGGCGCCGTCATCGCAGGTGCCATGATCTCCATCCCCACCATCATCTTTCTCTTCATGCCCGCTCCGGGACCTGACAGGCGTCTCGCCGGCGAGAGCTTTGCTCAATTCAACCGCGAGGTGCTGGCACTGTTACGCCGTCGGCAAGTGCTCATCGCTCTGCTTCTCTTCGTCTCGCCGTGCAGTTCCTTTGCTCTTACCAACATCCTGGGTGGCCTCGGCGCCGAGTTCCACGCCTCGCCGCGAGTTGTCAGCCTCGCTGGAGGCGGCGGGGCATTTATCTCAGGACTTCTTGGGTGTCTTCTGTTTCCTCTGATTGCCCGCGGCAGGCGCCTGCGCCTTCTCTATCTGGTCAACGGTATCGTGGGAAGCCTATTCACGCTCAGCCTCATCGTGCTACCCCACGTACCGTGGACCTTCGGCCTTGCTCTTCTCGGTGAATTCCTCTTCCAGGCCGGCTCCTATTGCATCCAGATCGGGATCGTCTTTGAAACTATCGGCAAAGACAATCCGCTAGCCGCTACAACGTTCGCATTCCTCACCGCGGCCACCAACATCCCCGTCACCTACATGATGGTCGCTGACGGCCGTGGATACGCCATGAGCGGCTTAGCCGGCAGCTTTTCCATCGACGCGGCCGTCAGCATAGTGGCGTGCATCCTGCTGGGCCTGTTCCTCTATTGGATCCCCGGCGGAGGATTCGGCAAAGACCTCAAAACAATCGAGCCGCACGAGCCGCTCCTCCAGCAAGAGCGATGA
- a CDS encoding BadF/BadG/BcrA/BcrD ATPase family protein: MSVVLGIDGGGTRTRASVVSGESVVAFAESGSIKRLRVGAEVAEENLRELLSTVYKQAGISGVCAASVGVASSTMPGVAEWIRNVFRDFGVEQSEIVGDEVIALDAAFKGGPGILQIAGTGSNCIGRAPDGGRESVGGWSSRLGDEGSGYWIGLHAVRRALKAYDRNEPTRVLETVGRIWDTSCIDELVNMGDSTPGPDFAALAPAIHNLAEEGDSVAADVMHQAAADLIESVLLVRAKLRQRHNLVDEVPVAWIGSVIGRGRLVREPFFAGLRAAAPNMPVGQREVAGIEGAVWRAQRLANLIQLSPQVASSER; this comes from the coding sequence ATGAGTGTTGTCCTGGGAATTGACGGCGGAGGCACTCGTACGCGTGCTTCGGTCGTGTCAGGAGAATCGGTTGTTGCATTTGCGGAGTCTGGATCGATCAAGCGTCTCCGCGTAGGCGCAGAAGTGGCGGAAGAGAATCTGCGCGAGCTGCTCTCTACCGTCTACAAACAAGCTGGTATCAGTGGCGTGTGCGCCGCATCTGTGGGCGTCGCAAGTTCCACTATGCCCGGCGTCGCCGAATGGATCAGAAACGTCTTCAGAGATTTCGGGGTAGAGCAATCTGAAATTGTCGGTGACGAGGTCATTGCCCTCGATGCAGCTTTTAAGGGCGGTCCAGGCATCTTGCAGATTGCAGGTACAGGTTCAAACTGTATTGGTCGTGCCCCTGATGGCGGAAGAGAGAGCGTTGGTGGATGGAGTTCCCGGCTGGGCGATGAGGGCTCAGGCTACTGGATTGGCCTACACGCCGTCCGGCGCGCATTGAAGGCTTACGACCGCAATGAGCCTACGCGAGTCCTTGAAACTGTGGGTCGCATTTGGGACACCTCATGCATTGATGAACTGGTGAATATGGGCGATAGCACGCCAGGGCCAGACTTTGCGGCGCTCGCTCCCGCAATTCACAATCTTGCCGAGGAAGGCGATAGCGTGGCTGCGGATGTTATGCACCAGGCCGCAGCCGATTTGATCGAATCCGTACTTTTGGTGCGCGCAAAACTGCGCCAAAGACACAACCTTGTCGATGAGGTTCCTGTTGCTTGGATTGGCAGCGTGATCGGTAGAGGGCGTTTGGTTCGCGAACCATTCTTTGCCGGTCTCCGAGCAGCGGCGCCCAACATGCCTGTTGGCCAGCGCGAAGTGGCTGGTATCGAGGGCGCTGTGTGGCGCGCTCAGCGCCTTGCCAACCTAATTCAGCTCAGCCCTCAAGTTGCAAGCTCTGAACGATAA
- a CDS encoding tetratricopeptide repeat protein gives MNRNRIPALAVLLLISVYSLTAQNSALDDGARLIREGHFDQALVKLEEAHRAAPRNATIENLLGITETNLGHPAAASTHYRNAIRIDPSQAAPHRNLGFSLLNEKDYTGAEPELRKASALDPSDPFAHYYLLLLALATNHDSEALKQVHEAGQLVDRDPEAGAGLIEAEIRAGRVDDAANRIKKMEETDQLQPAREYRIAVLLSQRAQFEQASHCFQRIATIDPSWNNRYNLGLALLYDGNSTEASTLLAALHKERPGDANTLTFLGAAFEAQQKMSEALDAYRAAAIADPSNLDRTLDYTRLLMDMDRYDEAIQFIQIGMDQTLATSPLNLRLGAVEMIKGDYSAARDAFNAALAENPELDAAYVGLAQTYAREANDTEAIRVLEAARIKRPGHYLLEYYFGLLASRLGREQEAIGALQQAEQLDPNSPDPSFELGKLYEAKEDWQKARQAFEHVVQLNPQFGAAHFQLSRVYTHLGLRDEAQQEAQRTQELVSKKRNDALRKQRERGGSFQPQDTATSSPNP, from the coding sequence ATGAACCGGAATCGAATCCCTGCTCTTGCCGTCCTATTGCTTATATCTGTGTATTCACTCACCGCGCAGAATTCTGCCTTGGACGACGGTGCAAGGCTGATTCGAGAAGGCCATTTCGATCAAGCTCTGGTCAAGCTGGAAGAGGCGCACCGAGCTGCCCCCCGCAATGCCACAATTGAGAATCTGCTCGGGATCACAGAAACCAACCTTGGTCATCCAGCCGCAGCGTCAACTCACTATCGCAATGCAATTCGTATCGATCCATCGCAAGCAGCGCCGCATCGAAATCTTGGATTTAGCCTGTTGAACGAAAAAGATTATACGGGCGCGGAACCGGAACTCCGAAAGGCTTCCGCTCTCGATCCCAGCGATCCCTTCGCGCACTACTATCTGTTGCTGCTGGCACTAGCCACGAATCATGATTCTGAAGCCCTCAAGCAGGTTCATGAAGCTGGGCAATTGGTCGACAGAGATCCGGAAGCTGGCGCAGGTTTGATCGAAGCTGAGATTCGTGCTGGACGGGTAGACGATGCCGCCAACCGAATCAAGAAGATGGAGGAGACCGATCAACTCCAGCCAGCACGCGAATACAGGATTGCGGTGCTACTGAGCCAGCGCGCGCAATTTGAGCAGGCGTCTCACTGCTTCCAACGCATTGCCACAATCGACCCGTCATGGAATAACCGATACAACCTGGGACTAGCGTTGCTTTACGACGGCAATTCAACTGAGGCGTCAACGCTGCTTGCGGCACTGCATAAAGAGCGACCGGGAGATGCAAACACTCTCACGTTTCTCGGAGCGGCGTTCGAAGCTCAGCAAAAGATGTCTGAAGCATTGGATGCCTATCGTGCTGCAGCTATCGCCGACCCATCCAATCTGGATCGAACACTGGATTACACTCGGCTATTGATGGACATGGACCGTTACGACGAGGCGATCCAGTTTATCCAAATTGGGATGGACCAAACTCTGGCGACCTCCCCTTTAAATCTGCGTCTGGGCGCCGTCGAGATGATTAAGGGCGACTATTCTGCCGCCCGCGATGCGTTCAATGCTGCTCTTGCCGAGAATCCCGAACTCGATGCCGCCTACGTCGGCCTGGCCCAGACTTACGCTCGTGAGGCCAATGACACGGAGGCGATACGCGTTCTTGAGGCAGCACGCATCAAACGCCCTGGCCATTATTTGCTGGAGTATTACTTTGGCCTGTTGGCAAGCCGACTTGGTCGCGAACAGGAAGCCATCGGCGCACTTCAGCAGGCCGAGCAGTTGGATCCGAATTCACCTGATCCATCTTTTGAACTGGGCAAGCTGTACGAGGCGAAGGAGGACTGGCAGAAGGCGCGGCAGGCTTTTGAGCATGTTGTTCAACTGAATCCTCAGTTCGGAGCCGCGCACTTCCAGTTGAGCAGGGTTTACACACATCTGGGGTTACGCGATGAAGCCCAACAGGAAGCGCAGAGAACTCAAGAGTTGGTAAGCAAGAAACGAAACGATGCGCTCCGCAAACAACGTGAGCGAGGCGGTAGTTTTCAGCCGCAGGACACTGCGACATCTTCACCCAATCCATGA
- a CDS encoding tetratricopeptide repeat protein, protein MPSLFGNAQILSSQTQDQVQQHFLAAQQAQQQNRLDDAVNEYLAVLKLAPGLPEAWVNLGLVYYAQSKFDDSVRALSRAGKLRPGMRGVSLWLGIDEVRLNHPAQAVPLLREAVRQNPQEKQAESWLGTALWNAGQLDAALLQLRKAAALFSDDPDLLFALGEAYGKAAKQQSEQLLEDSAGTAISDRIYASTYAVDHDWTKAEGHLRRAIQRDPKSVDAHLDLAEVFLDQAQLPAALEQLQQAGTLSSRSATVLAKRGEVRILSGQLLEGLSNIELAIKVNESEALDAIGLPVEGRISAGEANADLVALCSAQEQKLEATQPSSVARDVALAGLYALSGDDAAAARAYKRLAPAPQKAKPNEGAFAQAIDAMHQHRYDTAEADLLRWLAIHPNDLSARYELVVVRRQVAIAQIARLVAVAPDSYHVHQLMGQLYVDREEDEKALAEYRDVEAADPNLPDVHFWLGHLYWKHGDADHAFAELTRQLELDPGHPEANGELGAVLIAKDRTAEAIPHLELAIRSKPDLWPAYQQLGQAYATQKNYAQAEEILKRDLAHDRDGGVHYQLAQVLRAEGKTDEAAKLFAQVRAIKTERSAAVSTDDHADHGAKQ, encoded by the coding sequence GTGCCTTCATTATTCGGCAATGCCCAGATCTTAAGTTCACAAACCCAGGATCAGGTTCAGCAACACTTTCTCGCTGCTCAACAGGCACAGCAGCAGAACCGGCTTGATGACGCAGTCAATGAATACTTGGCCGTGTTGAAGCTTGCTCCCGGACTGCCTGAGGCGTGGGTAAATCTTGGGCTGGTCTATTATGCTCAGTCTAAATTCGACGATTCTGTGCGTGCGCTGTCGAGAGCAGGGAAGCTGAGGCCCGGCATGCGCGGTGTAAGCCTATGGCTGGGGATTGATGAAGTTCGTCTGAATCATCCGGCACAGGCAGTCCCACTTTTACGTGAGGCAGTCCGACAGAACCCGCAGGAAAAGCAGGCTGAGAGTTGGCTGGGAACAGCGCTCTGGAACGCAGGACAATTGGATGCAGCCTTGCTTCAATTGCGAAAAGCCGCCGCACTGTTCTCAGATGATCCTGATTTGCTGTTCGCGCTTGGTGAAGCATACGGCAAGGCCGCAAAGCAGCAATCGGAACAGCTACTGGAAGACTCTGCCGGGACGGCCATTTCGGATCGAATCTATGCGAGCACCTATGCAGTTGACCACGATTGGACCAAGGCCGAAGGCCATCTGCGCCGCGCAATTCAGCGCGATCCCAAGTCGGTCGATGCACACCTCGATCTTGCCGAGGTATTCCTCGATCAAGCTCAACTGCCCGCCGCTCTGGAACAGCTTCAGCAGGCGGGCACGCTGTCTTCAAGGTCGGCAACTGTGCTGGCAAAACGCGGTGAGGTGCGGATTCTCTCCGGCCAACTACTAGAAGGACTTTCGAACATCGAGCTGGCGATCAAAGTCAACGAAAGCGAAGCACTCGATGCAATTGGACTGCCCGTAGAAGGGCGCATCTCAGCCGGCGAGGCGAATGCCGACCTTGTTGCGCTTTGCAGTGCACAGGAGCAAAAGCTGGAGGCGACGCAACCGTCAAGCGTCGCAAGAGATGTCGCACTTGCGGGCCTATATGCACTTTCGGGAGATGACGCTGCTGCGGCCCGAGCATACAAGCGGCTCGCCCCTGCTCCGCAAAAGGCGAAACCGAATGAGGGTGCCTTCGCCCAAGCGATTGATGCAATGCATCAGCACCGCTATGACACGGCCGAGGCAGATCTTCTTCGCTGGTTGGCAATCCACCCCAACGATCTTTCTGCGCGCTATGAGCTCGTCGTCGTGCGTCGTCAAGTGGCGATCGCACAAATTGCCCGTTTGGTCGCCGTCGCGCCGGATTCTTACCATGTGCACCAGTTGATGGGCCAGCTTTACGTCGATCGCGAGGAAGACGAGAAGGCACTTGCTGAATATCGTGACGTGGAGGCAGCTGATCCGAATCTTCCCGACGTACATTTTTGGCTCGGTCATCTCTACTGGAAGCATGGCGATGCGGATCATGCATTTGCCGAGTTGACGCGTCAATTGGAACTTGATCCGGGACATCCTGAGGCTAACGGGGAACTCGGCGCCGTACTCATCGCGAAAGATCGCACAGCAGAGGCAATTCCCCATCTCGAGTTGGCAATTCGCAGCAAGCCCGATCTGTGGCCTGCATACCAGCAACTGGGTCAAGCCTACGCAACGCAGAAGAACTATGCCCAAGCTGAAGAGATTCTAAAACGCGATCTCGCGCATGATCGCGATGGAGGTGTGCACTATCAGCTTGCGCAAGTCCTGCGCGCTGAGGGCAAGACAGACGAAGCCGCTAAGCTCTTTGCCCAGGTGCGCGCCATCAAAACCGAGAGGTCAGCCGCCGTCTCCACCGACGATCATGCAGACCACGGGGCGAAGCAATGA
- a CDS encoding TonB-dependent receptor codes for MMHRDSKAQTYWRVATWLLVVLSLWVGIPVLAQSNRGTLIGTVKDANGAFIPGAGLTLKETNTGSSYTSKATEEGLFTFSELPPGTYTLTVTAPGFESYSQSGIAVDVGSTSTVNTALKVGAESATVSVNSDASHLETESPEVGFTMTPQVLDALPLPFGGEIRNPLDFAALAPGFAGDMTNNPSSPPSGNFKLSGGQQGGQDILLDGATTELASANMQVTYGFSVEAVSEFKVLTNTFDAEFGSASGGVVNLASKQGKNDFHGSAYDLLKNRVLDANSWLNDYQNAVFGANSATKPLDTQNDFGASLGGPVRVPWLYNGRDKTFFFFNYEGFRQVNGGKSLLSAPTQAMLGGDFSALLTPVTVNGQNFQAHILYDYTTCTGANQGQPCQAYPNNKITEAPDPVFAAAQKVMPVAPAGVTSPYFNIPVNSANHEQADEWSIRMDQNINARNKISGSYFTGNMPYVSTSSLGPLYTGGNTQGNKYVRLGYDFFISPTMLNHFNAGFTRRHRIEGSGQGGYGGNWASKFGLKGVEDQVFPRFSYNYPGNGINTPSDGASTFVDNVFQYDDVVSWQKGRHSFKFGGEYRAAQFNLDILTGSAGQFNFTSGPTSTAADTNSGFGFASFYLGAASNASVSIPQNNGWRAKYLSFFGNDDWKLNNKLTVNLGLRYDMPIPVTEQKNRMSFVNPTLPNPGAGGLPGAYVFEGDGPGRLGGSTPQTSFKKGIGPRVGLAYQVDPNTVIRAGYGIYFSTQRVGGFAENDSQGFFSSYTYPTAASIQTPVVVLSQITAYPGKEPPFIDPTVMNGNGNALFIESKVDRPGTIQNWTLDVQRQLPLQTIVDVAYVGAHGDHLQAFMHDPNQGNPVNMARGGCLQVNIADQSGNPACAGQSVVPSPFAGFTGTVSQALRPYPQYGTVSVDSATMDDPFGDYTYHALQVQATKRLSGGLTVLANYSWSKNITNADSEYPSEAGWEGNGNAGALNTYNLKVEKALSSFDIPQRVVLAWTYDLPFGKGKKFANQGGPVNVLVGGWKIAAVQKYQSGTPLTVSSSGWTSGIFAGPEGATGNSHGRPNIVSGQPVRALHGKYVWGQSRLLNQAAFTPAPNFTFGDAPKALGVRELFNKSEDFNVTKAIPMFTERVHTDFRVEFFDIFNRHTFTGFDTSVSCSTSATETCDPLVNTNSNFGNAGGLAYGPRNIQGSLRIEF; via the coding sequence ATGATGCACAGAGATTCCAAGGCGCAAACGTACTGGCGAGTGGCGACGTGGCTGTTGGTGGTGCTCAGTTTGTGGGTCGGAATCCCCGTCCTGGCCCAGTCGAACAGAGGCACTCTGATCGGCACTGTGAAAGATGCGAATGGCGCGTTCATCCCAGGCGCCGGATTAACTCTGAAGGAAACAAACACAGGCAGCAGCTATACCTCCAAAGCGACAGAGGAGGGACTGTTCACGTTCAGTGAACTTCCCCCCGGAACCTATACGCTCACTGTGACAGCGCCAGGGTTCGAGTCCTACAGTCAGAGCGGCATTGCCGTCGACGTGGGCAGCACTTCCACGGTGAACACAGCGTTGAAGGTGGGTGCTGAGTCCGCTACGGTCAGCGTGAACAGCGATGCATCGCATCTGGAAACTGAATCGCCCGAAGTCGGCTTCACGATGACCCCGCAGGTGCTGGATGCGCTTCCTCTGCCTTTCGGCGGTGAGATTCGCAACCCGCTCGATTTTGCAGCTCTCGCGCCTGGATTCGCCGGCGACATGACCAATAACCCCTCCTCCCCGCCCTCCGGAAACTTCAAGCTCAGCGGAGGACAACAGGGCGGTCAGGACATCCTTCTTGACGGTGCGACCACCGAGCTCGCCTCGGCAAATATGCAGGTCACTTATGGGTTCAGCGTGGAGGCTGTCTCCGAGTTCAAGGTCTTAACGAACACGTTTGATGCTGAGTTTGGAAGCGCCAGCGGCGGAGTGGTGAATCTTGCCTCCAAGCAAGGGAAGAACGACTTTCACGGCTCTGCTTACGATCTGCTCAAGAATCGCGTCCTGGACGCGAACAGTTGGCTCAACGATTACCAAAATGCTGTCTTCGGGGCCAACTCAGCAACCAAGCCTCTAGACACCCAGAACGACTTCGGCGCAAGCCTGGGCGGACCGGTGCGCGTTCCGTGGCTCTACAACGGCAGAGACAAGACCTTCTTCTTCTTCAATTACGAAGGCTTCCGGCAGGTAAATGGCGGCAAATCATTGCTGTCTGCTCCCACCCAGGCAATGCTCGGCGGCGACTTCTCGGCTCTTCTCACTCCTGTGACAGTCAACGGGCAGAACTTCCAGGCCCACATTCTCTACGACTACACAACCTGCACCGGAGCCAACCAGGGACAGCCCTGCCAGGCATATCCGAACAACAAAATCACCGAAGCCCCAGACCCCGTTTTTGCAGCAGCGCAAAAGGTTATGCCGGTTGCCCCCGCAGGCGTCACCAGCCCCTATTTCAACATCCCAGTCAACAGTGCCAACCACGAGCAGGCCGATGAGTGGTCCATACGCATGGACCAGAACATCAACGCGCGTAACAAAATCTCGGGCAGTTACTTTACCGGTAACATGCCCTACGTCAGCACCTCGAGCCTTGGGCCCCTGTACACAGGTGGCAACACACAGGGCAACAAATATGTGCGTCTGGGTTATGACTTCTTCATCTCGCCCACCATGTTGAACCACTTCAACGCTGGCTTCACCCGTCGCCATCGCATCGAAGGCTCGGGCCAGGGCGGATATGGCGGGAACTGGGCCAGTAAGTTTGGCCTCAAGGGCGTAGAGGACCAGGTCTTCCCACGTTTCAGCTACAACTATCCTGGCAATGGCATCAATACCCCGAGCGATGGCGCCAGCACCTTTGTCGACAACGTCTTTCAATATGACGACGTGGTCTCGTGGCAGAAGGGGCGGCACAGCTTCAAGTTTGGCGGCGAATATCGCGCCGCGCAGTTCAACCTGGATATTCTTACCGGCAGCGCTGGCCAGTTCAACTTCACGAGCGGCCCCACAAGCACTGCCGCTGACACCAACTCCGGCTTTGGCTTCGCCAGCTTCTACCTCGGCGCAGCCTCAAATGCTTCTGTTTCAATCCCGCAGAACAACGGATGGCGCGCCAAGTATCTTTCCTTCTTCGGCAACGACGACTGGAAGCTCAACAACAAGCTTACCGTCAACCTGGGCCTTCGCTACGACATGCCAATCCCGGTGACGGAGCAGAAAAACCGCATGTCCTTTGTGAACCCAACTCTGCCGAATCCTGGCGCGGGAGGTCTTCCTGGTGCCTACGTATTCGAAGGCGACGGACCGGGTCGCCTTGGCGGCAGTACCCCACAGACGAGCTTCAAGAAGGGCATCGGCCCTCGCGTCGGTCTCGCCTATCAAGTTGATCCCAACACTGTCATCCGCGCCGGCTATGGGATTTACTTCTCTACCCAACGCGTTGGAGGTTTTGCTGAGAACGATAGCCAGGGCTTCTTCTCCAGCTACACCTACCCCACCGCAGCCAGCATTCAGACCCCGGTCGTCGTGCTCTCGCAGATCACGGCCTATCCCGGCAAGGAGCCGCCCTTCATCGACCCCACAGTCATGAACGGGAATGGCAATGCCCTCTTCATCGAGTCGAAGGTCGACCGCCCAGGTACTATCCAAAACTGGACGCTTGATGTTCAACGCCAGCTGCCCCTGCAGACAATCGTGGACGTCGCTTACGTAGGCGCTCACGGCGACCACTTGCAGGCATTCATGCACGACCCGAACCAGGGGAATCCCGTTAATATGGCCCGAGGTGGATGCCTGCAGGTGAACATCGCGGACCAGTCCGGCAATCCTGCTTGTGCAGGCCAGAGTGTAGTGCCATCACCGTTTGCCGGATTCACCGGCACCGTCTCGCAGGCTTTGCGGCCCTACCCGCAATACGGCACCGTCTCGGTTGATTCCGCAACGATGGATGATCCATTTGGCGACTACACCTACCATGCACTCCAGGTGCAGGCAACAAAGCGACTCAGCGGTGGATTGACCGTTTTAGCCAACTACAGCTGGTCAAAGAACATCACCAATGCCGATTCGGAATATCCGAGTGAGGCCGGTTGGGAAGGCAATGGGAATGCAGGTGCCCTGAACACCTACAACCTGAAGGTCGAGAAGGCGCTCAGCTCGTTTGACATCCCGCAGCGTGTTGTTTTGGCGTGGACTTACGATTTGCCTTTTGGCAAGGGAAAGAAGTTCGCGAACCAGGGCGGCCCCGTCAACGTGCTCGTTGGTGGATGGAAGATTGCCGCCGTCCAGAAATATCAAAGTGGCACCCCGCTCACCGTATCTTCATCCGGATGGACTTCGGGAATCTTCGCGGGCCCTGAAGGCGCAACCGGCAATTCACACGGACGTCCCAACATCGTTTCTGGACAACCAGTCCGTGCGCTCCACGGCAAGTATGTCTGGGGGCAGAGCCGCCTCCTGAACCAGGCTGCCTTCACGCCAGCTCCCAACTTCACCTTTGGAGACGCACCTAAGGCTCTTGGGGTAAGGGAACTGTTTAACAAGAGTGAGGACTTTAACGTCACCAAGGCCATTCCCATGTTCACCGAAAGGGTCCACACCGACTTCCGTGTGGAGTTCTTCGACATCTTCAACCGGCACACCTTCACCGGTTTTGACACGTCAGTGAGTTGCAGTACTTCGGCGACGGAAACCTGTGACCCACTGGTCAACACCAATTCAAACTTTGGAAATGCTGGAGGCCTGGCGTATGGACCGAGAAACATTCAGGGTTCTTTGCGGATCGAATTCTGA
- a CDS encoding glycoside hydrolase family 130 protein, whose amino-acid sequence MKDLARRFRENPLLKPADIRPSVDGMEVTCLLNPGVFKYNGRTWLLVRVAERPKQVPGRTSFPILNADGKLEVLEFNSDDPRLDLTDPRVISFDGKDYLTTLSHLRLLVSNDGVDFREPEHGVPLMGSGELETYGIEDCRVAKIDGTYCLTYTEVSSNGVGVGLRTTRDWKNFAHEGMIFPPHNKDCALFEEKIGGKYYALHRPSSPELGGNYIWLAESPDLIHWGRHRCLAQSREGYWDSARVGAGAAPIRTAEGWLEIYHGATKENRYCLGALLLDLEEPWRVIARSENPIMEPLAPYEQEGFFGHVIFTNGHLVDGDNLTLYYGAADSVICAAQMSIAGILASLPLTPTVTA is encoded by the coding sequence ATGAAAGATCTGGCACGACGCTTCCGAGAGAACCCTCTGCTCAAGCCCGCAGACATCCGTCCCAGCGTGGATGGCATGGAAGTTACATGCCTTTTGAATCCGGGAGTCTTCAAGTACAACGGAAGAACCTGGCTGCTGGTGCGAGTTGCCGAACGTCCCAAGCAGGTTCCTGGTAGAACTTCTTTTCCAATCCTGAATGCCGACGGCAAGCTTGAAGTTCTGGAGTTCAACTCGGATGATCCTAGGCTGGACCTGACGGATCCTCGCGTAATCAGTTTCGATGGAAAAGACTATCTCACCACTCTCTCCCATCTCCGGTTGCTGGTGAGCAACGACGGCGTCGATTTTAGAGAGCCGGAGCACGGTGTGCCCCTTATGGGGAGCGGTGAATTGGAGACCTACGGAATCGAAGATTGCCGAGTCGCGAAGATCGACGGCACATATTGCCTGACCTACACGGAGGTTTCAAGCAATGGCGTAGGCGTGGGACTGAGGACCACGCGCGATTGGAAGAACTTCGCACATGAGGGGATGATTTTTCCTCCGCACAACAAAGATTGCGCTCTCTTTGAAGAGAAGATTGGTGGCAAGTACTACGCTCTCCATCGGCCCAGCAGCCCGGAACTGGGCGGTAACTACATCTGGCTGGCAGAGTCGCCGGACTTAATTCACTGGGGTCGGCACCGCTGCCTGGCCCAGAGCCGCGAGGGGTATTGGGATAGTGCGCGTGTTGGAGCCGGCGCGGCACCGATCCGAACTGCCGAAGGCTGGCTGGAGATTTATCACGGCGCGACCAAGGAAAACCGCTATTGCCTCGGCGCTCTGTTGCTAGATCTTGAGGAACCCTGGCGAGTGATCGCACGCTCCGAGAATCCGATCATGGAGCCGCTGGCTCCTTACGAGCAGGAGGGCTTTTTCGGCCACGTTATTTTCACCAATGGCCACCTGGTCGATGGGGACAACTTAACGCTTTACTACGGCGCCGCCGACAGCGTGATATGCGCCGCGCAAATGTCGATTGCTGGCATCCTTGCGAGCCTCCCTTTGACTCCGACGGTGACAGCATGA